The Lycium ferocissimum isolate CSIRO_LF1 unplaced genomic scaffold, AGI_CSIRO_Lferr_CH_V1 ctg122, whole genome shotgun sequence genome contains a region encoding:
- the LOC132041899 gene encoding uncharacterized protein LOC132041899: MAISSNKTLPDLSKLEPLDRNNFKRWSQKLLIFFEQLEVDYVLFDEPPVDVPNIVTDVSNPTGGSSAAAVRGHLLNHMTNPLFDLFVTNKSAKEIWDSLEKIYDTDNAGKKKDVVGKWIKFQMVDNKPIMEQVHEYENLTATVLTEGMKMCEVFQANVLLEKFPPSWSDYRNQLKHKKKDLTLQVLISHMRTEEANRLKDKIEALSLNSPKANLMETSGIVVKDRFKGK, encoded by the coding sequence ATGGCTATTTCTTCAAACAAAACTCTTCCAGATTTGTCAAAGCTTGAACCTTTGGATAGAAACAATTTTAAACGCTGGTCTCAAaaacttttgattttctttgaaCAATTAGAAGTTGACTATGTTTTGTTTGACGAACCACCTGTTGATGTTCCAAACATTGTTACTGATGTTTCTAACCCCACTGGTGGTTCTTCTGCTGCTGCTGTTAGAGGACATCTGCTGAACCATATGACTAATCCTCTGTTTGATTTATTTGTTACTAACAAATCTGCTAAGGAAATATGGGACAGTTTGGAAAAGATATATGATACTGATAATGCAGGGAAGAAAAAGGATGTTGTTGGCAAGTGGATTAAGTTCCAGATGGTTGACAATAAGCCAATTATGGAACAGGTTCATgagtatgagaatttgactgCTACTGTTCTGACCGAGGGCATGAAAATGTGTGAGGTTTTTCAAGCCAATGTTTTGCTTGAGAAATTTCCACCTTCTTGGAGTGATTACAGGAACCAACTGAAGCATAAGAAGAAGGACTTGACTCTTCAGGTACTGATCAGTCATATGAGGACTGAGGAGGCAAACCGTCTCAAAGATAAGATAGAAGCTCTTTCCCTTAATTCTCCTAAAGCTAACCTTATGGAAACTTCTGGTATTGTTGTGAAAGACAGGTTCAAAGGAAAATAG